Part of the Mycoplasmopsis columboralis genome, TGCTTTATTTTTTAAAAGATACAATAGAAAATCTTGATTTAAAATTACAAATACCAGAAAATCCTACTACTTTTAAAGAAGTTTACTTTTCGTTACTACAAAAAGAAAGTGATAACTAATGATAATAATAAAAAACGTAAATAAAAAATTTAAAAAACATAAGGTTTTTGAAGATTTAAATCTATTTATCAAAGAAAAAGAATTAACTTTTGTTGTTGGTAAATCTGGATTAGGTAAAACAACTTTATTACATTTGATAGCAGGGTTTGAAAAACCCGATTCAGGAGAAATTTTTCTAAAAAGAAGCAATGAAAATAAAAGTAACTTAATTGATAAATGTGATTTAATATTTCAAGATTTCAACTTAATTGAAAACTTAAATGCGTTAGAAAATTTACGTTTTGGATTAGAAACTTTAGGATTAAAAGTTGACGAAAATAATATATTTAATTTAGCGAAAGAGTTAAATATAGACAACGAAACACTTTTAACAAAAGCTAAAAATTTATCTGGTGGAGAAAAACAGAGAATAGCAATATTAAGATCATTATTACGAAATAAAGAAATTTTGCTAGTTGATGAACCGACAGCAAATTTAGACAAAGAAAATAAAGAGATAATTTTCAAACTTTTAAAAACAGTTTCCAAAAACAAAACTGTAATTGTAGTTTCTCACGATATCGAAAAAGCAACTAAATACGCAGATAACATATATGATTTAGAAGCTCATAAATATTCAACACTGGTAAATTTTCAAGACAAAAAAGAATATTCAACATCTACTGTAGATTCTATTGAAATCCAGTCTGATAGTTTATGAAAATTTAAATGAAGATCTATTTTTACTATTTTAAAATCTGATTTTAAAAAAAGAATTTGACAATATCTTTTAATTTTTATTAGCCTTTTTTCTTCTGTTGTCATTATAGGTAACACTCATAATTTATTTAATAATAATTTGATAGCAGCAAAAGAAAATAAAAAGGATTTAAATTACGATCTAATTGAGGTGAAAAAAGAAGTACCTGGTATTAGTTTTAATTTTAATCCTAACGAAACTAATTCAATAATAAGCAATGAGACCAATACTGAAGAGATAAGTCTTTCGTATTCCTTAAATTTAAATGACAAATTTATACTTTTGCAAAATAATGATAAAAGTTTTTCTTTATCAGAAGAGAATACTTTACAAGTTAAAATAAGTGATTTTTCAAAAAACAGATTTATTGGAGAAAAAAACAATTTTATTGAAAATAAAAACGAAATTATACTTTCAAAAAAAGCAGCAGAAGCGCTAAATGTGGAATCATCTATAAATTCTGTTGTTAAACTAAAATTAATTAATTTAGATTTTGAAGAAGAAACCTTTGAAAAAGAATTAAAGGTTGTTGACATAAATACTAAATTAGACGCTAATGAAAGAAATTTAAATTATGTTAGTTCAGAATTAATTTTAGAAATTCAAAAATGAGTTTCAAGGAATAAAACTTGAAAAACGTCAGTTTTAAGAGATAAAAACGCTTCAAACAATTCCTTATTAGACCATGAACTAATTTTAGAAAATTCTATTGAAGATATCAAAAATAAAGAAAATTTTAAGCTTATTTACGGTAGCTTTCCGACAAAAATTGAAGAACTTTTGATATCGAATAAACTTCTTGAAACATTGGGAATTAACTGAGAAAGCGATTCTTTAGTTTTAAAAGATGGTGTTAATAATTATGTTTTTAAAATAACAGGTGTTTACGAAGA contains:
- a CDS encoding ATP-binding cassette domain-containing protein, giving the protein MIIIKNVNKKFKKHKVFEDLNLFIKEKELTFVVGKSGLGKTTLLHLIAGFEKPDSGEIFLKRSNENKSNLIDKCDLIFQDFNLIENLNALENLRFGLETLGLKVDENNIFNLAKELNIDNETLLTKAKNLSGGEKQRIAILRSLLRNKEILLVDEPTANLDKENKEIIFKLLKTVSKNKTVIVVSHDIEKATKYADNIYDLEAHKYSTLVNFQDKKEYSTSTVDSIEIQSDSLWKFKWRSIFTILKSDFKKRIWQYLLIFISLFSSVVIIGNTHNLFNNNLIAAKENKKDLNYDLIEVKKEVPGISFNFNPNETNSIISNETNTEEISLSYSLNLNDKFILLQNNDKSFSLSEENTLQVKISDFSKNRFIGEKNNFIENKNEIILSKKAAEALNVESSINSVVKLKLINLDFEEETFEKELKVVDINTKLDANERNLNYVSSELILEIQKWVSRNKTWKTSVLRDKNASNNSLLDHELILENSIEDIKNKENFKLIYGSFPTKIEELLISNKLLETLGINWESDSLVLKDGVNNYVFKITGVYEDEKLDVFTTSENINYLNSVSPNKINIYSDDTREIKKNFENKNLYVIYSYKNSLIESFISQNRYTNSLLIYIAIGIVIVSILIFLVVSKFVNDSKVKEIGIYKVLGSKTWQIFIYYIGSLIPFVLISFVLVLSLCYPIQLIFASFLHSNNLIVFSFWDNLPIYLISWLIFNLVILTFNFLWFLVLNKKSKTKLLKEDNV